GTCGGCCTGAATGCGCGCAAAAGCTTTTTTGCCGCCAAGCTGCCACGCCAGCTCGCCCCAAAGCGTTCGCACCACGGTGCCATCGGGCTTGGTCACGGGATTGCCCGGCGAGATTTTGTTGCCGACCAAGACGACGCGTTTGACCGGAGGCAATTTTGAAACGCCCGCGTCGTTCATGATGGCATCAATGCCGGCCAATTCACCGGTGCCAGCACCGGAGAAAAGATGGTAAAGCGCCAGCATGGAGTGAGTCTTGCCGCCGCCAAAATTGGTTTGGAGCTGCACCACCGGATCGCCGCCATTTGATGCCAGCCGCTGCACCGCGCCGATGAGCAGATGTTTCAAGCTGTCGGTGATGAACGTGCGGCGGAAAAACTCAGCGGGATCGCGATATTCATCGGTGCCTTCGCCGAGGTGCACTTGCCAGAGGTCCGCGGCAAACTCCGCCTGTTGATACCTGCCGCTCGCCACGTCTTTGTGGGGATTCACGACTTCCCGCCAGGGTTTGAGATTCCCAACGGCGGCGCTCTCGATGGCGGTGCCGGCGCTTTTGCGTTTCTCGCTGCGTACCTGCTCATCGAAGCGCACACGCAAAAGCTCCATCTTCATTTTTTCGATTTCCTCGGCTTGCGGCGCAGAGATGGCGGTGAGCAA
This genomic interval from Cytophagia bacterium CHB2 contains the following:
- a CDS encoding ATP-binding protein, with the translated sequence MAITNNERVGKALEALRQGLSPFIEREMKTLSDEEARGLVTRLAADDRLLQMNKPIAQWDAAALLKLMWEGWNLVFRKTLGFAESSIVSELREHRKRWAHQEAFSSDDAYRMLDSTARLLTAISAPQAEEIEKMKMELLRVRFDEQVRSEKRKSAGTAIESAAVGNLKPWREVVNPHKDVASGRYQQAEFAADLWQVHLGEGTDEYRDPAEFFRRTFITDSLKHLLIGAVQRLASNGGDPVVQLQTNFGGGKTHSMLALYHLFSGAGTGELAGIDAIMNDAGVSKLPPVKRVVLVGNKISPGNPVTKPDGTVVRTLWGELAWQLGGKKAFARIQADDEKATSPGDVLRELMNEYGPCLILIDEWVAYARQLHDDVDLPGGSFETHFTFAQALTESAKLAKQCLLVISLPASDSTGSP